TTTTTTTTAGTAATGTGCCCGTTTGAATAGTAAAAAATATATGTTCCCTTTAAATTAGGAATAGAAAAAATAATATAATGGATTTTAATTaagaaaaattattaaataaaaaaataagaaaaaaatatagtgtattataattttattaggaatatgtttttattgtgttttgattttCTAATTAGAATAGAAAAAATTATAGCTTAAAATTATCATTTGAAATCTAATTAAACTTAAAGTTTTAAATGAGAAATAtagtttaataataaaaaaattagaaaaaaataatatatattattatttgattaggaataatttttATAACACATACCCGCTTGAATAGGAAAAAAAGAAGATGTGTCTATTTTAATTAGGAATAggaaaaaataatataataaatttttattaggaAAAATTGtttaataaaaaaatagaaaaaaatatagtgtattataattttattaggatttttttttaaaataatagatAGGAAATTGATTAGGAATATAACTATTGTATTAAGAAAAAATAATTGGTAGAATTTTATGAGAAATCATTATGTTTTTATTGTATTTTGATTTCCTAAttagaaaatggaaaaaaaaaatatcattgacttaaaattgtaacttgaaacctaattaaactcaaagttcTTATATACAAGTGTCAAATTACTGTTCGTTAATAAAACGACATGTGTCAgatgttgatttgacaataaaattttcaattaaattgcAATTGGAACAAATTGAAAAAATCTCTCTATTGTCTATAAAATTCTCCGTTCCTAATTAATTATCGTTTAAAATGCAATTAACTTTTGACTTTTCTTTTGATTAAATTTGCAAGGAAGTAATTTTACCATTTCTACGCATGATCAGCTTTTCCGATTTAAAGACGTTCACGAGAAAATAGGTGTCTCAATTTTGCAAACTTTCATTAATCCATCAAATTCTCTTGCTGAACTAATTCAACTACCAGAGATGGTAAATTATTACAACCATAGGAAATAAATAAACCAGGTAACGAAACATGAGTCAAAGCATGGGCTACTTTGTTTCCGTTACCTTCCAAAAAAAGAAAATGACATGACTTAACATTACTACTCCGTAATAGCTAAATGCTTAGGGCCTGTTCAGTAGTGGAGAATTttcgaaaatttttcgaaaattttCGTGTTTTTTATTTTTCAAGAAAAACTTGTTCAGTATTAAGTTTTCGTTTTCGAAttttcaaaaaaatttcaaaaaaattcTCAAAAAACAGAGAGAGTCAAATTTGTAATTTTCAAAATTCTCAAAGGACTGGAATAAAAGAAATGGAAAACGTCAGGGGTCATAGTGTATTTTAACAAAAAAATATCAGATTGAAGTGATCGGATCTTCCGCCGTCGTGAGCTACACTGGCTTCCTCTCTCGACTGCGCCTCCTCTAGATCCGCATCTGCTGCAACCATGGCTTCTCTCCCGACGACGCCTACTCATGGTGGTTCGTGACATGTAGCTTTGTGTTCTTTATCAATGTCCTTACTATTCACCACCGTGTCCCGCCACTCTCAGCGTTGCTCTGTGATAACAATAACATCGCCGTCGCACCACCCTCCAACCGCCGCCCACGGTATTGTCTCTTTCCATCAGCTTCTTCCGCTCTACTGAGTATAGATGTCATCGAGCTGTGTTGTATGCTTTAAATTTTCATCTTAGCTTAAAGAACTGAATTTTTAAGGTTTATGTCGTATAAATTGTTTTAGCAGTGAGGGTTTCCTTATTGATTTGGTTCGTATGATTCCAAAGTATAGATGTACAACTGAGTGTGGGTAGTGTAAACTGTTGCCTAAACTTTGGGATATGCTTTGGAATTTATTTGATCTTAAAGTCACGGCGTCGAATTGACCGGAGCATAGCTGCAGTGGCCATTAAAGGGGATCGACGAATCAATACCGTAAAGATCGATATTTTTTTGATTTGTTTAGATTGAATCAATCTCACCCCATAGCTCGATTATTTTGTTTAAGTAATTGTGGGTTCGATTGAATTGAAGAGCGGCTAAGATGGTGGTTAGGAGAGGAAGAAGGGCGGCTGTCAAGAGAGAACAGATGAGACGGGAAGAAGGGAGTATGAAAGAAATAATGAAAAGTGATACCGAAtagattttattaaaaaaatagaaaagaaaagaaaattggGAAAAAGAGAGTATTTTAAAAACGGAAAGAAAAGGGAAAATTTTACTACTGAACGCCCCCTTAATGTCTTGAATAAGAAAATCACAACTAGATAAACTCAAAGATGCAGCATTCAGCTCCAAAATCAGCTGCAGACACATTCTCCTTCAATGATAATGTCATCCGACTCCAGGCTAGCTGCGAGTAATATTGCTTTATGTGCTGCTAACGCTTCGAAAACAAGACGAGTGAATTCAATGATATCATTTTCGGTTAGGGGTGGTAAATGAGCGAACACGATCAAATACGAACTGAACAAAAATGAACTGAAAAGGAAATTGTTCATTGttcatatatattcatattttgattttattttttgTTCATTTTCATTCATGTTTATATTAACTAAAGTAATTGAAATGAAGCTAAAAACATCATAATTTTGAgattaaatgagttaaaaaaatatGAACCAAAGTAACCTATCATGTTCGTTCATGAAAAAATGAACACAATTTGTTCGTTCGTATATGATCGTGTTTAAAAGTGAGCTGCACATGAACGAACTTTTAACGAACGAACACGAGCGAACAAGTGAACATGAACACATTTTGCCACCTTTATTTCCTGCATGTTCGAAAAGTCACTGTGCAATTGAATTTCTAAATAATTTATAGTAATTACACAATTTGGCATGTTTGAATGGTCATGTAGTTATTGATCTCACGTAATTGTACGTAATCAGAGTCTCCAATTACGTAGTTTTAATTTCGACCTCCCCTAAGAATTGGTGTGATTACAcaatttaattttttttagttattactaatattttataatataatattctaaaaaaaaattctACAACCAAACATAACATTTATAAGTATAACGTAATTACTAAGTACACAATGTTAACCAAACGACATAAACAATTTAGTTCGTACGTAATTTTAACTTTTAAGTACTAGTAGGTCCTAGTATTATTATTTAacggatttttttaaaaaaattacggTTCTTACGAGCAGTGTAACCTGATAAGTATTTAATGAAACAAATTACTACTTTCGTTTCACAATAATTGATGTTTTACATTTTAATGACATGTGTAATTATTAGATAGAATATGGGTTTTTTTTTACAATGAAAATATTACTTAAACTATACATGATGTTTTATTCAAATTCAGGAAATttgaaaaactttttttttattgcAATTGAGTAATTGCACATGCCAATAAAATTCAAAACATTAAGTATTATAAAATGGAGGGAGTATTATGGAAAGATTGTAAGTATGAATGAAAAATTATATAGTTATTTAAATTTTACCCATATATATTTACCCATAATATATAGTCTTTCCAAAATTTTGATTAAACTATAAAAAAAATTTggattaaatttttttatttttcataaatatttataatattttcATAACAGTGAAGAATATTAAATACTTATCGAGTGCAATATTGCACTgattaaaaaaacatttttttattTACATAACGCAATCTACTCAAAAATCCGCTCATACAAAAGTTGAATCCATGTCTTCACATAACAGTAAATAAATTTATTATTGACTCACGCCTTAATTGTATATTTAACAGAATTTTAAATATCATCGAATATTTtcatatttatgaaaataaatcaTTTCCCTGCATAGAGTTTCTGTTTTGTCAAACATACATTTACGAGCCCAGAAATAAAATCCAATGTCAATGAAGAAGACACTAGGAAGTGAAAAAccctatttttttatatataaaaaaatttaaaaagggtAAAATACGGTTGAGAATTGAATTGAGCTTCAGGGCCCAGTTACTTGGTCAATTCAAATGGTCGATAAAATTTTAATTTTGCTAAGTCGAGTCTTCGACACTCATTTAAGAATGTTCGATCACACACACCAGAGATGACGATATAATCTGTAACCAGATCGGCGATCCCCACTATAAAGATTGTTCTTTTGTCTCAGTAACATACATACTCTATATAGTATTCGCATCGATCAATCTGATAATGGAAAATAATGGAATTGGTCCATGTGTTCTCAAAAAAGCAATAGGTAGTCCCTATATCTTCTTCAACTTTCGAAATTGGTCCCTGTGTTAATTAGGTCCAGATGCATTTAACTTGCCCTTAGTATTCTTAAGGGGAAGGGAGTTCCAATTTCAAATTCATAACGCATACACCATCAATATCATACAAGGCAAGTAGATCAACTAATACAAAACACCATGAATATCATATATAATAGGAGTATTAAACAATTATATATCAGCTTCATGAAACTGATGTAGTAGCTCTAATAGGAGTATTTTTTTTATACATTATATTGTGAGGATTATACGACTGAGTTCCTCACTTCATATATAAAAGAATGGATGCTCATTGGACCAAGCCCTGATGTGCTCTATTAAACACATTATTACAACACACATTACACTATGAATAATAACCAGTACAAATTATAAAAGGTCCACAACTTACACAATATAGGGTATATTGCAAAACCACAAACAATTGTACGCCATAGACAAGAATATAATAAGAAATTCTTCACATTAATTGCAGCCTGACTCTGTGATTCTGCAAGAAAGAACCCAAAGTTTGGAAAAAAGAGACAACTATTTTAGGATTAGGATGTAGTAAAAAAGTTTGCCTAATTATCATGACCTCCTATGAATGCACGCTTAGAATTACCATGAACACAATCATTGTGAGCTAGAGAATCACATAATTTCGCCATCTGTATTGAATTAGTCGGTGTTTGTATTATCTACCAAAAAAGCAAGCTTTCCTAAGAATTAATATCTATAACTTTATCGATTTATGATAAATAGAAATCTCTCTAACTACAAGGAATGTGACCTAGTTAATTCAGACATGCCAATTATATTATAATAGCCATTTAATTTAACTTACCTGCAAAATCCTCTCTTCCATCAGTGCTCCGCCGCTGTAGCGACGCGAACAGAAACTTCACGGTCATAATCAATCCACTGAGGAACAATATCATATTCAGGGCAAGTCTCAGCATTTTCATTTCTTGCTAAAACCAAGCTTTCTTTAAAGTACCTAACAACCCCATCCCACATCATCGCCCTCACTCCAAGTACCTTGTCAGCTCCAAGCTCAGCATCACTTGACATAACCGTGCGCTTATTGTAAATGTCCGCTCTCCACAATACTTGTCCGTTATTTCGGATCCCCATCAGCACAAATTCTTTTATATCAGGACGTTCTGCCAAATCAAGTTCCCATATCTTGTCCCATGTCTCCACACGGCCGAACTCTTTCATGACCCATACTTGTGATATGGACGATGTTGAGTAACAAATTGCAATGGAATGCTCCTTATAGGCTTGTAAGTTCATGTCCAATTCATTGGCTCCCCACAAACACTCAGGTAAATGAATTTCTTGAAACGTTTCTTCAGTAAGATCAAACGCCAACATCACGGGGTTAACGGAATTGGAAGCCAACCAACACAAAGGGCCATTAATTCCAAGTTGGACCGAGCGTCCCCAACCACCGAACTTATATCGGCCATCGATTTCTGGAGATTCCCAAGAACCTCTTTTAAGCGAGAAGATCTCGCAATTTCCGGAAGGGGAAAATTTAACTACTTTGTAGTCGTCATTGGAGGAGTCGAACCCAAACGCTAGAAAATAAGTGAGATCGATGACCTTGGGACTAGGAAGACTCAATTTTCTTTTAATGGTAGGGTTCCACAACTCAATTCCTCCAGTATCGCGTCGGAGGAGGCAGATGACGCCATTGCAAATAGCAAGACTACGAGATACATCTGGTGGAATCTCGAAGTACTTGTACACATCCAAGTTATCATCGTTATCGTTACGAAGATCCACCCTTTGATGAACTACCCAGAACATCCACGAGGAGGAGGAGAAGTTTTCGGTGGCGTGTGAGGAAATGAATTTAGGTTCTTCGATGTAAGAGAGCCATTTCTTGCTCACACACATGCAGCGACCGATTTCTTTGATGGGAAGCCTGAAGAATATGTTGTTTCGGAGCTCAACTGGTAAATCATCCATATTTTTGCAAGTAAAGTGAATATATACGCCGTCAGACTGTCAGAAGAGAATTTATGGAAAGTGATGATTACCCTAGATTGCGAATGGAGTTTATAAGAGCACCAGCATGTAAATTTCTTAAATAGAATTTTCTAATGATTCTCTCCGCCACATTAACGACAACAAAAATGGAGAGAGAAATCAAGAAACTAATCAATTAAAAAACTCATATACTCCGATACATAATATTCAATAAAAtttcttatatatttttaatataaaaaattatttatttaaaactataaaataaataatatataatgtgATCGTTCGTACACTAAAacttttttctctcttctctcatggCGATAAAGGGTTAACCATCGCCGTCTTCTAAATCGGAGATGATAGAGAGCAATTAGTTAGCTGGTTGTCAGATTTTGTGGAATAGCGTCGTTGTTGACTAAGATGGGAGAGGAGCAACGTTGTCCAGAGAAAGCGCCGTCTACCCGGACGTCTCTCTTTGGCAGTAACAAACTAAGATGTGAAGGTAATGGGTTGAGCTTTGTGCCACTGTCGATGGTCGATGGAGCTCGTGTGGTCCGATTTCACTCGGAAAAAGTCCAATCGGAGATTGATAAATGGAAGTTTGCGTTGGTTGGCTCTGTGTATGGAGATGTGCCGAAATTTATGCGTTTTCAACACTTTGTGATGAATCGATGGGATAAAGCGGGGTTGTCGTCCGTTCATCAGATTGAACAGAATGTGTTTCTATTGAACTTTGATTCACAATCAGCGCACCAAGATGTGTTGGGGGCTGGGCCTCTAACTTTCAATCGCCAGCAGTTGCTTTTAACTGAATGGCATCCTTTTATGGAGTTTAAGCTCATTGAGGTAACTCGTATTCCTATCTGGGTTAAGCTTCCTCAATTGCCGTTAATGTTTTGGGCTCCTAGACTACTCAGTCGAGTTGGCAGTGTGATTGGGAAGCCTCTGATGATTGATCAGTGTACAATGAATCAGACCAGGTTGAACTATGTGCGTCTTTTGGTGGAGATGGATATCACAATGGAATTTTAAAAAACTGTTACTCTTATTGACTAGAATGAGAAGCATTTTGTGCAGCCAGTTGAATATGAATGGATCCTCAAGCACTATAATGTTTGTGGAAAGCAGGGACATTTGTCCAAGGGTTGCCCGACTAGAGTACAGCAGCAGGTAGGGCTACCAGATTCTAAGGTGGCTGATCAGCAAGTTGTTGTGCCTCAGGTGAATCAGACTGGAATTGCTACTGCTGTGGTACAACAGTTTCCAATGAGTTTGCCAGAGAGTAGTAATGCAGAAAAAGGAGGAGCTTCTAGCAGTGGTGTAGGTGGTGAGGTTATTGCTTTGACTGTGATAGTTTCACCCCTATTGCGGTTAGGGCTTCTAGTGGTGAATTGGAAGTTCAGACTATTGGAAATGTGGCTTCTCAAGAGGAATGGCAGGTTGTTAGGAATGCTAGAATGAAAAAAAGTGGTTAATATGTCACTAGGGATGGCAATTGTATCCGAATCCGTGGAGATCCGCTAATTTTTATCCGTCGTGGAGCGGATTTGGAGGGTAAAAAATCCCCATGGATACGGAGATGGATAGTAAAAAATATCCATTTCATAAATGGAGGCGGAGACGGATGTGAAATTTTATCCGCGAATATATCCATGAATATCCGCTATAACTATTGTatctaatatatttaattaaagaTATTTTATTCATCATTGACATCAACATTTAACATGGAGCTCCTTTCTATTCAAGATGATAAAGATGTTGATGATGTAAGTAATTCTTTCaatttaattatgtaatattaatcATTATACTTGATTATctgttttaaaataatttttcataacaATTTTTTCTTTATGCAGGATGTTTTCCACTAGTCAAAATATTTGAAGTTCGATGCGAGTTTTCGTTACTCTTTTTTATGTCTTATTTTTCAATTCAATAAAAAGATAGCTATAACGACTTTCTATTATTTGTCAAGTTTATGTCAATTTTATTTTGAACATTGTTtgcttaataaataaaataattttccattaattttatttatatctttcatttatttaatttcAATTTTTCGCAAATATTGATGAATAAAAAAATCCGTGGATATCCATGGATATCCGTTATCCGACATGGATACGGGGACGTGTATAATTTTTTATCCATCACGGATATGGAG
This Rutidosis leptorrhynchoides isolate AG116_Rl617_1_P2 unplaced genomic scaffold, CSIRO_AGI_Rlap_v1 contig45, whole genome shotgun sequence DNA region includes the following protein-coding sequences:
- the LOC139883789 gene encoding F-box/kelch-repeat protein At3g23880-like, giving the protein MDDLPVELRNNIFFRLPIKEIGRCMCVSKKWLSYIEEPKFISSHATENFSSSSWMFWVVHQRVDLRNDNDDNLDVYKYFEIPPDVSRSLAICNGVICLLRRDTGGIELWNPTIKRKLSLPSPKVIDLTYFLAFGFDSSNDDYKVVKFSPSGNCEIFSLKRGSWESPEIDGRYKFGGWGRSVQLGINGPLCWLASNSVNPVMLAFDLTEETFQEIHLPECLWGANELDMNLQAYKEHSIAICYSTSSISQVWVMKEFGRVETWDKIWELDLAERPDIKEFVLMGIRNNGQVLWRADIYNKRTVMSSDAELGADKVLGVRAMMWDGVVRYFKESLVLARNENAETCPEYDIVPQWIDYDREVSVRVATAAEH